GATCGCGCTGGCCTGCAACCCGAAACTGCTGATCGCCGACGAGCCGACCACGGCGCTCGACGTCACCATCCAGGCCCAGATCATCGATCTTCTTGTGGAGTTGAGCGAGACCAGCGGCACGGCGCTGCTGTTCATCACCCATGATCTGGGGGTGGTGGCCGAGACCTGCACCCGCATGGTGACGATGTATGCGGGCGAGGTGGTCGAGGATGCGACCGTCGACGACGCGCTGGTCCGGCCGCGCCATCCCTATACCGCCGGGCTGTTCTCGGCCCTGCCACGGCTGGTGGCGCGTGGGGCGGCGCTGCCGTCGATCCCCGGCCGGGTGCCGTCGTTGATCGCCATGCCCGAGGGCTGCCGATTCCGGCCGCGCTGCGCCCATGCGATCGGGGCTTGCGAATTGCCGCAGGCCTTGCTGGAACCCGTGCCCGGCCAGAAGGCGCGGTGCATCCGAACCGACGCGTTGAGCCTGCAGGGAGTGGTGCGATGATCAGCGTCAAGCCGGAGGCCCTGCATGGCGCGCGGACGGCACCGGAACCGCGGTCGCGCCCGGATGACGGGCCGCCCTTGCTGTCGGTCGACGATCTGCGCGTCACCTTCACCACCGCCGATGGTGAAAGCCTGAAGGCGGTCGACGGTATCAGCTTCGATGTCCGGCCGGGCGAGACCTTCGGCGTGATCGGCGAAAGCGGGTCGGGCAAATCGACCCTCGGCCGGGCGATCGTGCGTCTGCTGGACCCGACATCCGGACAGATCAGCTATGACGGCCAGGATCTGGCGCGGCTGAAGGGCCGTGCCCTGCGCCAGCGCCGCCGGGATCTCCAGATCATCTTTCAGGATCCCAATGCCGCGCTGAACCCGCGCATGACCATTCTCGACAGCGTGCGCGAGCCGCTGGACGTGGTGGGCAAGGGCGACCGGGCAAGCCGGATCGCGCGGGCGATGGACCGGCTGGACCGGGTGGGGATCACGCCCGAACAGGCGCGGCGCTATCCGCATGAATTGTCGGGCGGCCAGAAACAGCGGGTGAACATCGCCCGCGCCTTGACCCTTCAGCCGCGGCTGATGGTGTGCGACGAGGTGGTGGCGGCCCTGGACGTGTCGATCCGCGGCGATGTGCTGAACCTGTTCGCCGAGATCCAGCGCGAAATGGGGCTGTCTTATGTGTTCATCACCCATGATATCGGGGTGGTGTCGCATATCAGCGACCGGGTGGCGGTGATGTATCTGGGCCGGTTCATGGAACTGGGCCCGGTCGAGGCGATCGCCGAACGGCCGATGCACCCCTATACCCGGGCGCTGATGGCGGCCGAGCCGGTGCCGGTGCCGTCCTGGCAGCGTGCGCCCAGGCGGCCGCCCCTGCAAGGCGAGATCCCGTCGCCGCTGAACCCGCCATCCGGCTGCCGCTTCCGCACCCGCTGCCCCCATGCCCGCCCGGCCTGTGCCGAGACGGTGCCGGACTGGCGGCCCATCGCCCGCAATCATCTGGTTGCCTGCCATTTCGCCGAGGAGATCGCCGCGGCGGAACAGTGACCAGTCTTGAAGCCCCCGGCCCCATTGGCCACCACGCGAACCAGAACAGCCGAAAAAAGTCGGCATCAGGAGCACCCCGCTATGCGACGGAAGATCCGGCGGGCGCCCCCCAGGGAGGAAGACAACCCAATGACCAAGATCCGCTTGCCCGAGCATGGCAGCACCCCCACCGAGGGGCCGGTGACCATCGATGGCCGCGCGGCCTTCGCGATGGATCGCCGCCGCTTCCTGTCGCTGCTGGGCGCCGGCGCCGCCGGCGTCGCCGCATCCGGCATGCTGCCCGGCCATATCCGCCAGGCCCTTGCCGCCGGCGGTGTGCTGAAGGTGTCGGCCCCGGCCAACCCGTCGAGCATGGACCCGATGACCGGTGGGTCCGGCCAGGACCATCCCTTCCTGTACACCGTGTTCGACACGCTGGTGGAATGGGAATTCGAAAGCCTCGACCCCAAACCCGGCCTGGCCCGCGCCTGGAACTTCCCCGATCCGAAGACCCTGGTGATGGATCTGCAGGAGGGCGTCAAATTCCATGACGGCAGCGATTTCAACGCTGAAGCGGTGAAGTTCAACCTGGACCGCAATCGCGGCGACGCCCGGTCGAACATCAAGGCCGATCTGATCAATGTCGAGGCGGTCGAGGTGACCGGGCCGCTTCAGGTCACCATCCGGCTGGCCAATCCCGACGCCGCCCTGCCGATGATCCTGTCGGATCGCGCCGGCATGATGGTGTCGCCGAAGGCCGTGCAGGAGAAGGGTGAGGCCCACGACCGCAGCCCCGTCGGCACCGGTGCCTGGAGCTTTGTGACCTGGAACGACAACGAGAAGGTGGTGGTCAAGCGCAACGACGCCTATTGGAAGCCCGGTATTCCCAAGGTCGACGGCATCGAATTCTCGATCATTCCGGAACTGTCGACCGGTCTGCGCTCGGTCATGGCCGGCCAGAACCATTTCGTCTATTTCCTGTCGCCCCAGCAGGGCATGATCGCCAAGCGGGCGCCGAAGCTGACCACCTTCACCGGCCCGACGCTGTATTGCATCCAGATCTATTTCAACTGGGCGCGCAAGCCGCTGGACGATGTTCGGGTGCGTCAGGCGATCAACCATGCCATCGACCGCGACGCCTTCGTCAAGGTCACGATGAACGGTATCGGCGAGAAGGCGATCACCAATCTGCCATCGGCGCATTGGGCCTTCGATCAGGAACTGGCCGGCTATTACCCCTATGATCCCGACAAGGCCAAGGCCCTGCTGGCCGAGGCCGGCCATGCCGACGGGCTGGATCTGCATCTGGGCGGCTATCCCGATCAGAGCTCGGTGCAGCGCCAGGAATTCATCATGGAGCAGCTCCGCCAGGTGGGCATCCGGGTGCGCTATTCGATCGGCACGATCCCCGAGGCATCGGCCGCCTTCTTCGGCAACGAGAAGAAGACCGATGCGCTGGTCTCGGCCTGGACCGGTCGGCCCGATCCCAGCCTGACCTATTCGCTGATGTATCTGCCCGACGCCTATTACAATGGCGGCCGCGGCCCGGTGCCCGATGAGCTGGTGCAGGCGATCGCCGACAGCCGCGCCACCCCCGACAAGGAAGCGCGCAAGGCCGCCTTCTCGCAGGTGCAGAAGCTGGTGCTCGACAATGCGCTGGTCTGCCCGCTGGCCTTCCTGTCGGCGCTGGACGTGGCCGGTGACAAGGTCGAGGGCTACAAGCCCAATCTGCTGAACAAGCCCAAGCTCTATGACGTGTCGCTCGCCTGACCGGCGGCGGTTCCGTCCGTCTGATCTTGCCATCGCTGGTCGGGCGCGGGCGGGAGGTTGCTCCCGCCCGCGCGCCATCGAGGAGACCCTACCTTATGTCCAGCCACCGCGCGATCCGCACCGTGCGCCGCCGCCTGTATCAGGTGGTGCCGGTGATCCTGATCGTGACCTTCGTGGTGTTCGGGCTGATCCAGCTCATCCCCGGCGATATCGCGGTCACGCTGGCCGGCGACAATGCCACCGACCAGCGTCTTGCCGAAATCCGATCGCTCTATGGCCTCGACCGGCCGTTCCTGGTCCAGTATTTCGACTGGCTGTGGGGCGCGCTGCATGGCGATCTGGGGCAGTCGCTGATCTCGGGCGAGGCGGTGATGACCTCGCTCACCCGCACCTTTCCGCTGACCCTGCTGATCGTCGTGCTGGCGATGCTGATTTCCATGGCGGTCGGCATTCCGCTGGGCATTCTGGCGGCCTTGCGGCCGAATTCCATCCTGGACGGCGCGGTGATGGGGCTGGCCTCGGTCGGCATCGCGGTGCCGAATTTCTGGCTGGCGATGATCCTGGTCGCCACCTTCGCGCTGTCGCTGGGCTGGCTGCCGGCGACCGGCGCCGTGGCCTTCACCACCGATCCGATCCGCGCGCTTGAACACGCCATCCTGCCGGCGACCGCCCTTGCCGCCGGCGGCATCGCCGAGGTGGCACGCCAGTTGCGCACCTCGCTGGTCGACATCCTGGGCTCGCAATATGTCCGCACGCTGCACGCCAAGGGCCTGCCCGGCGGGTCGGTGCTGTGGAAGCACGGGCTGAAGAACGTCTCGGTCAATCTGCTGACGGTGATCGGTCTGCTGGCCAACCGGCTGCTGGCGGCAACCGTGGTGGTCGAGACCGTGTTCGCCATTCCGGGTGTCGGCAATCTGATCGTGAACGCGGCGCTGGCCCGCGATTTCCCGGTGGTGCAGGGGGTGGTGCTGACGATGATCATCTTCGTCGTCGTGCTGAACCTGATCATCGACATGCTTTATGTCGTCTTCGATCCGAGGGTGCGCTGATCCCATGACCCAGACCGCAACCCCGCCACGCGCGGCACGGCGCCGCCGCAATCCGGTTCTCGCCTGGATGCTGCGCGATCCGCGCGGCGCGCTCAGCCTGCTGGTGATCGCCATCATCGCGCTGACCGGCATCTTCGCCGACCAGATCGCGCCTCATTCGCCGATCGAGCAGAATTTCGATCTGATCCTGATGCCGCCATCGCCCGACAACCTGCTGGGCACCGACGATCTGGGCCGCGACGTCTTCAGCCGCCTGATCCATGGCGCATCCGCCAGCATGTATGCCAGCGTGCTCTCGGTCTCGATCGCGCTGGTCATCGGCCTGCCGGTGGGGCTGCTTGCCGGTTTTGCCGGCGGCTGGGTGGACGAGGTGGTCAGTCGGATCATCGACGCCCTGTTGTCGTTTCCGGCGATCGTGCTGGCGATCGGCGTCACCGGCGCGCTGGGGGTGGGGCTCACCAACGCCATGATCTCGGTCGGCATCGTCTTCGCGCCGCTGATCGCGCGCCTGGCCCGCGCCCGGGCATTGGTGGTGAAGGAAGAGTTGTATGTCGATGCCGCGCGCTGTTTCGGGGCCAGTCCGGTGCGCATCCTGGCCCGCCACATCCTGCCCAATGCGGTGCAGCCGATCCTGGTGCA
This genomic stretch from Tistrella bauzanensis harbors:
- a CDS encoding ABC transporter substrate-binding protein, which produces MDRRRFLSLLGAGAAGVAASGMLPGHIRQALAAGGVLKVSAPANPSSMDPMTGGSGQDHPFLYTVFDTLVEWEFESLDPKPGLARAWNFPDPKTLVMDLQEGVKFHDGSDFNAEAVKFNLDRNRGDARSNIKADLINVEAVEVTGPLQVTIRLANPDAALPMILSDRAGMMVSPKAVQEKGEAHDRSPVGTGAWSFVTWNDNEKVVVKRNDAYWKPGIPKVDGIEFSIIPELSTGLRSVMAGQNHFVYFLSPQQGMIAKRAPKLTTFTGPTLYCIQIYFNWARKPLDDVRVRQAINHAIDRDAFVKVTMNGIGEKAITNLPSAHWAFDQELAGYYPYDPDKAKALLAEAGHADGLDLHLGGYPDQSSVQRQEFIMEQLRQVGIRVRYSIGTIPEASAAFFGNEKKTDALVSAWTGRPDPSLTYSLMYLPDAYYNGGRGPVPDELVQAIADSRATPDKEARKAAFSQVQKLVLDNALVCPLAFLSALDVAGDKVEGYKPNLLNKPKLYDVSLA
- a CDS encoding ABC transporter permease, translating into MTQTATPPRAARRRRNPVLAWMLRDPRGALSLLVIAIIALTGIFADQIAPHSPIEQNFDLILMPPSPDNLLGTDDLGRDVFSRLIHGASASMYASVLSVSIALVIGLPVGLLAGFAGGWVDEVVSRIIDALLSFPAIVLAIGVTGALGVGLTNAMISVGIVFAPLIARLARARALVVKEELYVDAARCFGASPVRILARHILPNAVQPILVQVTLLLAGALLAEASLSFLGLGVQAPDASWGSMLAKAYLYMEIAPEQMVTPGLAILVTALAFNGLGDSVRMMLDPTTRSGR
- a CDS encoding ABC transporter ATP-binding protein, translating into MISVKPEALHGARTAPEPRSRPDDGPPLLSVDDLRVTFTTADGESLKAVDGISFDVRPGETFGVIGESGSGKSTLGRAIVRLLDPTSGQISYDGQDLARLKGRALRQRRRDLQIIFQDPNAALNPRMTILDSVREPLDVVGKGDRASRIARAMDRLDRVGITPEQARRYPHELSGGQKQRVNIARALTLQPRLMVCDEVVAALDVSIRGDVLNLFAEIQREMGLSYVFITHDIGVVSHISDRVAVMYLGRFMELGPVEAIAERPMHPYTRALMAAEPVPVPSWQRAPRRPPLQGEIPSPLNPPSGCRFRTRCPHARPACAETVPDWRPIARNHLVACHFAEEIAAAEQ
- a CDS encoding ABC transporter permease, coding for MSSHRAIRTVRRRLYQVVPVILIVTFVVFGLIQLIPGDIAVTLAGDNATDQRLAEIRSLYGLDRPFLVQYFDWLWGALHGDLGQSLISGEAVMTSLTRTFPLTLLIVVLAMLISMAVGIPLGILAALRPNSILDGAVMGLASVGIAVPNFWLAMILVATFALSLGWLPATGAVAFTTDPIRALEHAILPATALAAGGIAEVARQLRTSLVDILGSQYVRTLHAKGLPGGSVLWKHGLKNVSVNLLTVIGLLANRLLAATVVVETVFAIPGVGNLIVNAALARDFPVVQGVVLTMIIFVVVLNLIIDMLYVVFDPRVR